In Oceanobacillus sp. FSL K6-2867, one DNA window encodes the following:
- a CDS encoding threonine/serine exporter family protein translates to MLERITIEKVCILAGKIMLVSGAETYRVEDTMDRISTAFGVKNPQSYATPTGISFSLDIAGTSNFLRVTNRSTDLHKIAEVNNISRKITAGELDIKEAYEQLEKVDQAKLTFPAWAQILAAALVSGCFAIMFGGSWNDFIPSCIAGAFGFAGMLGFERVIEIRFLAEFFGAFLIGLSTLLFIYFGFGNALDKTIIGAVMPLVPGLQITNAIRDLMAGHLVSGLSKGVEALLTAFAIGAGVALIIVFV, encoded by the coding sequence ATGTTAGAACGAATTACCATTGAAAAAGTTTGCATATTAGCAGGGAAAATTATGTTAGTCAGCGGAGCCGAGACTTATCGCGTCGAGGATACTATGGATCGTATTTCCACTGCATTTGGTGTTAAAAATCCACAGAGCTATGCAACACCTACTGGTATTAGTTTTTCTTTAGATATAGCAGGAACCTCGAATTTCCTTCGTGTGACGAATCGATCTACAGATTTACATAAAATTGCAGAGGTAAATAATATTTCACGAAAAATTACAGCTGGAGAATTAGATATTAAGGAAGCATATGAGCAGCTGGAAAAAGTTGATCAAGCAAAGTTAACATTTCCTGCATGGGCACAAATCCTTGCCGCAGCACTTGTGAGTGGATGCTTTGCCATTATGTTCGGTGGTAGTTGGAATGATTTTATTCCTAGCTGTATAGCGGGAGCATTCGGCTTTGCAGGAATGCTTGGGTTTGAGCGAGTGATAGAAATTCGTTTCCTTGCTGAATTTTTCGGTGCCTTTTTAATTGGCTTATCTACCTTATTATTTATATACTTCGGATTCGGAAATGCTTTAGATAAGACCATTATCGGTGCCGTTATGCCGCTTGTGCCAGGCTTACAAATAACCAACGCAATCCGTGATTTGATGGCAGGCCATCTTGTTTCCGGTCTTTCTAAAGGAGTGGAGGCATTACTGACAGCATTTGCTATCGGAGCAGGTGTTGCACTTATTATTGTCTTTGTTTAA
- a CDS encoding threonine/serine exporter family protein — protein MIIMQQLITSFIASAGFGILFNAPRNALVQCGFVGMFGWILYYVLVEAGMDPVPATTFAAMLVAVLSHTCAKIFKKPIIIFNVSGIIPLVPGGIAYNAMRNFVENDYYTGVQLSAQVMLLSGGIAIGLMFSGVINQLLNKSRMLLK, from the coding sequence ATGATTATTATGCAGCAGCTTATTACAAGCTTTATAGCCTCTGCCGGCTTCGGAATATTGTTCAATGCTCCACGGAATGCGCTCGTCCAATGCGGTTTTGTCGGTATGTTTGGCTGGATTCTTTATTATGTTTTGGTTGAGGCAGGAATGGATCCTGTACCAGCTACGACTTTTGCTGCAATGCTTGTTGCCGTTTTAAGCCATACATGTGCCAAGATTTTTAAAAAGCCAATTATTATTTTCAATGTATCTGGTATTATCCCGCTTGTCCCTGGTGGAATTGCCTATAATGCGATGCGCAATTTTGTGGAAAATGATTACTATACAGGTGTTCAGCTTTCCGCCCAAGTCATGCTGCTTTCGGGGGGAATCGCAATTGGACTGATGTTTTCAGGTGTTATTAATCAATTATTAAATAAATCCCGGATGCTATTGAAATAA
- a CDS encoding S8 family serine peptidase, with protein sequence MKQRYVKKLFSSLLIFTLILSLFNPLIVTAETNHDVSKQLNIDDRISQLKNAVSKQQALLNQEPVLHPSLQNLSSDKEVAVIVQLSEAPVALEQGKKTVEGKMLSGAQATTVKNKVINEQARFERLLKADKIDYEKGFTYTEAFNGMSLKMNANDIDKLLTMEGVVSVDPDEEVHALEVAGNNKAGPMMIDTVPHLEVPQLWDLGHEGQGVKVAVLDTGIDYNHPDFQEIYKGGHNFIEHTDDYARPRNDDDPYETTPEDRPEHMPEFSANGSSFYTSHGTHVAGIIAGTGNNEYGIKGIAPKIDLYAYRVLGAYGSGFTSGIIAAIDKSVEEDMDIINLSLGGGSNSQTAPDAIAINNATLAGVTAIVATGNSGPGRGTVGNPASAALAISVGNSTLPEDTIQASLDISAGEYQKQYDAALMGWNFAENPADALSGTYDVVPVPGVGASSDYEEIDIEGRIALVARGEIPFVDKIEAAKEFGAIGILIHNNIEGEGPANVLLGSSFGYIPAFDISTADGQALREAIASSADNIGEVTFSDYQDESTDGDQINPSSSRGPATPVFDIKPDVSAPGTNIMATVPAYGKDYPDAAYAQAYDRKTGTSMAAPQVAGIAALLLSKNPDWTPYDIKVALSNTAKQLNTEQYDVFAQGPGRVQPLAAANAEALAYALDTTVFDEQSLDYEKGTITFGRVAPDPEKALTITKQIEVRDLIGKSSDFDVSVDVTKAATGELDDASVTVNKSAFTLNGTETLDVTLSVPAGEESPGNELLGYIHITNGTTNLALPFAVNFSTEIPSGLAYFEINDYAISPNNDGQHDETSLEFGLLADEELMSIELWDAANPNGGYYDDGYIGYLALQALPAGEWQLPIGETYYDWETEQEMVIPDGVYTVDFNSWDIANQNITLLADDGPFYVKTALPQIDFAPVEEAIDGNEFVVTGSIDDKFIDFKKTVEKIFGLTYDVNEKLSVTYELTDDDGHVLESNDVTLEQDGTFKVQLTNLTNGKHNLALTVTDIVANSAQQQLELDVTEEEAKEITISLTPSTNEQTEEPVTISVDTDSEAELVKMKWLQGDKTAEDFAEAGNLIDLDTKAFEVHENGTYTVYVQNSEGVEAVESITIENIIDPVEEEIAITLSPSTIEPTEGPISISVDSDSEAELVAMKWLEGDKAAADFAESGNTIDLNAKSFDVHENGIYTVYVQNSNGTEAVQTITIENITDPVEEEIAITLSPSTIEPTEGPVSISVDSDSEAELVAMKWLEGDKAAADFAESGNTIDLNAKSFDVHENGIYTVYVQNSNGTEAVQTIAVGNIIVQGKLSITLSPSTTKPTEGPVSISVITNSEKELTALKWLTGELTEEDFADDGDAIDLKTMTFDIAENGSYTVYAKNSDGLEAVQTIVIDTIIEPGDEIINISLIPSTTAPTEGAVTVSIDTDSAADLAALKWLEGEHSIEDFAKSGAGNAIDLNKKAFDITENGTYTVYAKNTNGAEAVQSITVTNITDPAEEEFTITLSPSTTESTKGPVTISVATDSETDLAALKWLTGEKTAEDFAEDGHAIDLETKAFDVNKNGMYTVYAKNRNGVEAIQTIHVENISKPAPKEDTVITKPQIKDGAAVISNDAIDKLADDGTFIINLDKVESVRIDITKEQVAALKAKEATLIIQNHHIEMQIPLVNLPDDKDISINLEKQDGVKEAVSPVYDLTIYANKNAIDIFKEPISLIFTIDANKVNHTDALNVYYLNEETEQWELIPGAVYRDGKVSVNVDHFSQFAVFEDADNDDKINEPADRNQVDKDDKKNPTAKDPINNNRTGFGNNTGNNPSGGMNTSYAKSNPTDGNKLPNTATATYNYLAIGAVLIIIGLVAFYMQQRRKRKSML encoded by the coding sequence TTGAAACAGAGATATGTTAAGAAATTATTTAGTAGTTTATTAATCTTTACCCTTATACTTTCATTATTTAATCCATTAATTGTAACTGCTGAAACAAATCACGATGTTTCTAAGCAACTAAACATTGACGATAGAATATCGCAGCTGAAAAATGCAGTTTCAAAGCAACAAGCATTATTAAATCAGGAGCCTGTTTTACATCCATCATTGCAAAATTTATCTAGTGATAAAGAAGTAGCTGTTATTGTTCAATTATCGGAAGCTCCAGTTGCATTAGAACAAGGTAAGAAAACAGTCGAAGGAAAAATGCTTAGCGGAGCACAGGCAACAACTGTAAAAAATAAGGTTATTAATGAGCAAGCCAGGTTTGAAAGACTATTAAAAGCAGACAAGATAGACTATGAGAAAGGATTTACGTACACCGAGGCATTTAATGGGATGTCATTGAAAATGAACGCCAATGACATTGATAAGCTCTTAACAATGGAGGGCGTTGTCAGTGTTGATCCAGATGAAGAAGTTCATGCTCTTGAAGTTGCTGGAAATAATAAAGCAGGTCCGATGATGATTGATACTGTCCCCCACCTTGAAGTTCCTCAACTTTGGGATCTAGGTCATGAGGGACAAGGTGTGAAAGTTGCCGTGCTGGATACGGGTATTGATTATAATCACCCTGACTTTCAAGAAATTTATAAAGGCGGCCATAACTTCATTGAACATACGGATGATTATGCACGTCCTCGAAACGATGATGATCCGTATGAAACTACTCCAGAGGATCGTCCAGAACATATGCCAGAATTCAGTGCCAATGGCAGCTCCTTTTATACATCACATGGGACACATGTTGCGGGTATCATTGCAGGAACAGGAAACAATGAATACGGCATAAAAGGAATCGCTCCTAAAATTGATTTGTACGCATATCGTGTACTAGGTGCATATGGAAGTGGATTTACGTCCGGGATCATTGCTGCGATTGATAAATCGGTCGAGGAAGATATGGATATTATTAATCTATCATTAGGCGGTGGCAGCAACAGCCAGACTGCCCCAGACGCAATTGCTATCAATAATGCTACTTTAGCTGGAGTTACAGCAATTGTTGCAACAGGAAATAGTGGTCCAGGACGTGGTACGGTTGGAAATCCTGCATCTGCTGCACTGGCAATTTCAGTAGGAAACTCCACATTGCCAGAGGATACAATTCAAGCAAGCTTAGATATTAGTGCTGGTGAGTACCAGAAGCAATATGACGCAGCATTAATGGGATGGAATTTTGCTGAAAATCCAGCTGATGCATTATCGGGTACATATGACGTTGTACCTGTTCCAGGAGTGGGTGCATCCTCTGACTATGAAGAAATTGACATTGAAGGAAGAATTGCGTTAGTTGCACGCGGTGAAATTCCGTTTGTAGATAAGATAGAGGCGGCGAAGGAATTTGGAGCTATCGGTATCCTGATTCATAACAATATTGAAGGTGAAGGTCCTGCAAATGTATTGCTGGGAAGTTCATTTGGCTATATTCCAGCATTTGATATTTCAACTGCAGATGGCCAAGCTTTAAGAGAAGCAATCGCATCGTCAGCGGACAATATTGGCGAGGTTACCTTTAGTGATTACCAGGATGAGTCTACTGATGGCGACCAAATTAATCCATCCAGTTCACGTGGACCAGCTACGCCAGTATTTGACATCAAACCAGATGTTTCGGCACCAGGGACAAATATTATGGCAACAGTCCCTGCTTATGGAAAGGATTATCCTGATGCTGCATATGCTCAAGCATACGATCGGAAAACGGGAACGAGTATGGCTGCACCTCAAGTTGCAGGCATAGCAGCTTTACTTTTGTCCAAAAACCCTGATTGGACACCATATGATATTAAAGTGGCACTGTCAAACACAGCAAAGCAATTGAATACAGAGCAATATGATGTTTTCGCTCAAGGACCAGGTCGTGTTCAGCCACTGGCAGCTGCAAATGCAGAAGCATTGGCATATGCATTAGACACAACTGTTTTTGATGAACAATCACTTGATTACGAAAAAGGAACCATCACATTTGGCCGCGTAGCACCAGATCCAGAAAAAGCTTTAACGATAACAAAACAGATTGAAGTACGCGACCTAATCGGAAAATCCAGTGATTTTGATGTAAGTGTTGACGTAACGAAAGCAGCAACTGGTGAATTAGATGATGCTAGCGTTACCGTAAACAAATCAGCCTTTACTTTAAATGGTACGGAAACTCTTGATGTTACATTATCTGTCCCAGCAGGCGAAGAATCTCCTGGAAACGAGCTGCTTGGATACATTCATATTACGAACGGGACAACGAATTTAGCATTACCGTTTGCTGTTAACTTTTCCACAGAGATTCCGAGTGGACTAGCATATTTCGAAATAAACGATTATGCAATTTCACCTAATAATGATGGCCAGCATGATGAAACTTCTTTAGAATTTGGATTGTTAGCAGATGAAGAGCTGATGTCTATTGAGCTATGGGATGCAGCAAATCCAAATGGCGGCTATTATGATGATGGATATATTGGTTATTTGGCATTGCAAGCATTACCTGCTGGTGAATGGCAGCTTCCAATAGGTGAAACATACTACGATTGGGAAACCGAGCAAGAAATGGTAATTCCCGATGGTGTGTATACCGTTGATTTTAACTCATGGGATATTGCAAATCAAAATATCACATTGCTTGCAGACGATGGACCATTTTATGTAAAAACAGCTCTTCCTCAAATTGATTTCGCTCCTGTAGAGGAAGCAATTGACGGAAACGAATTTGTTGTAACAGGATCAATCGATGATAAATTTATTGACTTTAAAAAGACTGTCGAGAAAATTTTTGGATTGACTTACGATGTGAATGAAAAATTATCCGTCACATATGAACTGACAGATGATGATGGTCATGTTTTAGAAAGCAATGATGTAACACTGGAACAAGATGGAACATTTAAAGTCCAGTTAACGAACTTAACGAACGGTAAACACAACCTTGCTTTAACAGTTACCGACATTGTTGCAAATAGCGCTCAGCAGCAACTTGAGCTGGACGTTACAGAAGAAGAAGCAAAGGAGATTACGATTTCCTTAACACCTTCTACTAATGAGCAAACAGAAGAACCAGTTACGATTTCTGTAGATACAGATAGTGAAGCAGAATTGGTTAAGATGAAATGGCTGCAAGGTGACAAGACTGCGGAAGATTTTGCTGAAGCAGGAAATCTTATCGACTTAGATACAAAGGCTTTTGAGGTTCATGAAAATGGAACATACACCGTTTATGTACAAAATAGTGAAGGTGTTGAAGCTGTTGAATCGATTACGATAGAAAATATAATAGATCCGGTTGAAGAGGAAATTGCTATTACCCTTTCCCCTTCCACTATAGAACCGACAGAAGGACCAATTTCCATCTCTGTTGATTCGGATAGTGAAGCAGAGCTGGTTGCTATGAAGTGGCTTGAAGGTGATAAAGCTGCAGCAGATTTTGCTGAGAGCGGAAATACCATTGATTTAAATGCAAAGTCATTTGATGTTCATGAAAATGGAATCTATACCGTCTATGTTCAGAATAGCAACGGGACCGAAGCAGTTCAAACGATTACAATAGAAAATATTACAGATCCGGTTGAAGAGGAAATTGCCATTACCCTTTCCCCTTCCACTATAGAGCCGACAGAAGGACCAGTTTCCATCTCTGTTGATTCGGATAGTGAAGCAGAGCTGGTTGCTATGAAGTGGCTTGAAGGTGATAAAGCTGCAGCAGATTTTGCTGAGAGCGGAAATACCATTGATTTAAATGCAAAGTCATTTGATGTTCATGAAAATGGAATCTATACCGTCTATGTTCAGAATAGCAACGGGACCGAAGCAGTTCAAACCATTGCAGTTGGGAATATTATCGTACAAGGTAAGCTCAGCATTACATTGAGCCCTTCTACAACAAAACCAACGGAAGGTCCTGTATCCATTTCTGTTATTACAAACAGTGAAAAAGAGCTTACTGCATTAAAATGGCTTACAGGAGAACTTACAGAAGAAGATTTCGCGGATGATGGAGACGCAATTGACCTGAAAACAATGACTTTCGATATTGCTGAAAATGGGTCCTACACGGTATACGCGAAAAACAGTGACGGATTAGAGGCTGTACAAACCATTGTAATCGATACTATTATTGAGCCTGGCGATGAGATTATTAATATTTCATTGATACCTTCAACGACCGCACCAACTGAAGGAGCTGTTACAGTTTCGATTGACACTGACAGTGCAGCAGATTTAGCAGCATTAAAATGGCTTGAAGGTGAACATTCCATTGAGGATTTTGCTAAATCAGGAGCAGGAAATGCAATTGATTTAAACAAAAAGGCATTTGATATCACAGAAAACGGGACTTACACTGTTTACGCGAAAAACACTAATGGAGCTGAAGCGGTTCAAAGCATTACGGTAACAAATATTACGGACCCTGCTGAAGAGGAATTTACCATCACGCTTTCCCCTTCTACTACTGAGTCAACAAAAGGTCCTGTAACGATTTCTGTTGCAACAGACAGTGAGACAGATTTAGCAGCATTGAAGTGGCTAACAGGCGAGAAAACAGCTGAAGATTTTGCTGAGGATGGACATGCAATTGATTTAGAGACAAAAGCTTTTGATGTTAATAAGAATGGAATGTATACCGTTTATGCAAAGAATCGCAATGGAGTTGAGGCCATCCAAACCATCCATGTCGAGAATATTTCTAAGCCGGCACCTAAAGAGGATACTGTTATTACAAAGCCACAAATTAAGGATGGAGCAGCTGTCATTTCAAATGATGCTATCGATAAACTAGCGGATGATGGTACATTCATCATTAACTTAGACAAAGTGGAATCTGTACGTATTGACATTACAAAAGAACAGGTTGCTGCTTTGAAAGCAAAAGAAGCAACATTGATTATTCAGAACCATCATATTGAAATGCAAATCCCATTGGTTAATTTACCGGATGATAAAGACATTTCAATTAATCTTGAAAAACAGGACGGGGTTAAAGAGGCTGTCAGTCCTGTATATGATTTAACGATCTATGCAAACAAAAACGCAATCGACATCTTTAAGGAACCGATATCGCTTATATTCACTATTGATGCAAATAAAGTTAACCATACAGATGCTTTAAATGTATACTACTTAAATGAGGAAACAGAGCAATGGGAGTTAATTCCTGGTGCTGTATACAGGGATGGCAAGGTTTCTGTTAACGTGGATCACTTTAGTCAATTTGCCGTTTTTGAAGATGCAGACAATGATGACAAAATTAATGAACCTGCAGACCGGAACCAAGTGGATAAGGATGACAAAAAAAATCCAACAGCTAAAGACCCAATTAATAACAATCGTACAGGTTTCGGCAACAACACCGGCAACAATCCTAGCGGTGGAATGAATACTAGTTATGCAAAAAGCAATCCAACAGATGGTAATAAACTTCCAAATACCGCTACAGCAACATATAATTATCTAGCTATTGGAGCAGTACTAATCATCATCGGTTTGGTTGCGTTCTATATGCAGCAAAGAAGAAAAAGAAAATCGATGCTATGA
- a CDS encoding YjfB family protein, giving the protein MDIAAMSVVMANQQVRTDASMAVMDNIMDVAEQQGLQLMDMLQDSTPTHPTLGNRIDVKL; this is encoded by the coding sequence ATGGATATAGCCGCCATGTCTGTGGTAATGGCCAATCAGCAAGTTCGTACCGATGCAAGTATGGCAGTAATGGATAATATTATGGATGTAGCGGAACAGCAAGGTTTGCAGCTTATGGATATGCTGCAGGATTCCACTCCCACACATCCAACGTTAGGCAACAGGATAGATGTAAAACTTTGA
- a CDS encoding competence protein ComK, which yields MGKLYIISSDTKAIMRHTSSYFRAKVLEGNEDKDSIHTPEQIIDNSCLLYGSNLKGRKEAVQKILCTTSKLPVPVSPTRGVFMFPTSSTKNKDCVWVAFHQIKFYEQRADMTYIEFLDGTGIYVNASENTIDTQYKRTSQVIVHYNRRILFDH from the coding sequence ATGGGAAAGCTTTATATTATTTCTTCTGACACAAAAGCAATTATGCGTCATACATCTTCATATTTTCGAGCGAAAGTATTAGAGGGTAATGAAGATAAAGACTCCATACATACACCAGAGCAAATTATTGACAACAGCTGTCTGCTGTATGGTTCCAATTTAAAAGGGAGAAAAGAAGCTGTACAGAAAATCCTGTGCACAACCTCCAAATTACCAGTCCCAGTTTCTCCAACAAGAGGCGTATTTATGTTTCCAACATCATCAACTAAAAATAAGGATTGCGTATGGGTAGCATTTCACCAAATTAAATTTTATGAACAGCGAGCTGATATGACGTATATTGAATTTTTAGATGGAACAGGAATTTACGTCAATGCATCAGAAAATACAATTGACACACAGTATAAAAGAACAAGTCAAGTAATTGTACATTATAACAGGAGGATTTTGTTTGACCATTGA
- the zwf gene encoding glucose-6-phosphate dehydrogenase produces MSNDLQPKAVIVIFGATGDLAKRKLFPSIYRLYQSGKISEDFAVVGLARRPWTDEVLRENVSNSIKEAVSPNEDLEEFVSHFYYQSFDVTDDSSYSGLNALIKELEGSYQTEENRIFYLAMAPEFFGTIANKLQEYGLKDSAGWSRLVIEKPFGIDLKSAKKLNQQLRGAFDEDQIYRIDHYLGKEMVQNIEVIRFANGIFEHLWNNRFISNVQVTSSETLGVEERARYYDTSGATRDMVQNHMLQMVALLAMEPPIKLTTDEIRSEKIKVLRALRPIAPKEIDNFFVRGQYGVGKIGGETVPAYVDEADELENSNTETFVAGKLMIDNYRWAGVPFYIRTGKRLAEKSTKIVIEFKDIPMNLYYKKDKDRHPNLLIINIQPNEGITLCLNAKKSGTGSLAEPIQLAYNHDPVPGINTPEAYEKLLYDCMIGDATNFTHWDEVALSWKFVDTIINEWTNRTADFPNYRSGSMGPDASDELLAKDGFHWWSI; encoded by the coding sequence ATGAGTAATGATTTGCAGCCTAAAGCAGTTATCGTAATATTTGGAGCAACAGGTGATCTAGCGAAACGAAAATTGTTCCCTTCGATATATCGCCTTTATCAGAGTGGTAAAATTAGTGAGGATTTCGCTGTTGTCGGGTTAGCCCGTCGTCCCTGGACAGATGAGGTTTTACGCGAGAATGTATCGAATTCCATTAAAGAGGCAGTTTCTCCAAATGAAGATCTGGAGGAATTTGTATCTCACTTCTATTATCAATCATTCGATGTGACTGATGATTCCTCCTACAGTGGATTAAATGCCTTAATAAAAGAATTAGAAGGGTCATACCAGACAGAGGAGAACCGTATATTTTACTTGGCAATGGCGCCAGAGTTCTTTGGGACAATTGCTAATAAATTACAAGAATACGGATTAAAGGATTCTGCTGGCTGGTCACGACTTGTGATTGAGAAGCCATTTGGTATAGATTTGAAATCTGCCAAGAAATTAAATCAACAGTTGCGCGGCGCTTTCGATGAGGATCAGATATATCGGATTGACCACTATTTAGGTAAAGAAATGGTGCAAAATATTGAAGTTATCCGTTTTGCTAATGGTATCTTTGAACATTTATGGAATAATCGCTTTATTTCCAACGTTCAAGTTACTTCCAGCGAGACATTAGGTGTTGAAGAAAGAGCACGCTACTATGACACTTCTGGGGCAACAAGGGATATGGTTCAGAATCATATGCTGCAAATGGTTGCCTTATTAGCAATGGAGCCCCCGATTAAGCTAACAACGGATGAAATACGATCTGAAAAAATCAAAGTTCTTCGTGCACTTCGTCCAATTGCCCCAAAAGAAATAGACAATTTCTTCGTACGTGGACAATACGGAGTCGGAAAAATTGGCGGGGAAACAGTTCCAGCATATGTCGATGAAGCTGATGAGCTGGAAAATTCCAATACAGAGACTTTTGTAGCTGGAAAGCTGATGATCGATAATTACCGATGGGCTGGTGTACCATTTTATATTCGAACCGGCAAACGTTTAGCAGAAAAATCAACGAAAATTGTAATTGAGTTCAAAGACATCCCAATGAATTTATATTATAAAAAGGACAAAGATAGACATCCAAACCTGCTGATTATTAATATCCAGCCAAACGAAGGTATTACACTTTGTTTAAATGCGAAGAAGTCAGGGACTGGTTCACTTGCAGAGCCAATACAGCTTGCCTATAATCATGATCCAGTGCCAGGAATTAACACGCCAGAAGCTTATGAGAAGCTGCTTTATGATTGCATGATCGGTGATGCGACAAACTTTACACACTGGGATGAGGTTGCATTATCTTGGAAGTTCGTTGATACGATTATTAACGAATGGACCAATAGGACCGCCGATTTCCCTAACTACCGCTCAGGCTCCATGGGACCTGACGCTTCGGACGAACTGCTTGCAAAAGACGGCTTCCATTGGTGGTCTATTTAA
- a CDS encoding MraY family glycosyltransferase, with the protein MFNYVDLFIAFLIAFSAALLCTYPVKKFAIKIGAMDKPNSRKIHIHETPRLGGLAIFIGALLGTLYLQPYHQHLPEILIGSIIILITGALDDRFTIKPILKLSGQLAAAFLLVSSGLIIERITIPIFGVIDLGILSVPITILWVIGIANAINLIDGLDGLATGVTTIAMTSIFVMALIDTQIIVAFLSIALIGANLGFLYHNFYPAKIYMGDTGSNFLGYMIAVLSMLGLFKNVTFFSFIIPVIILAVPIFDTLVAIVRRAYNKESIMAADNKHLHYQLIQAGYSHRKAVIIIYIFSALFGVMGILFSNASPTLSLLITLVVIILLYIFAELAGIVMGGKRPIVSFLRKILRKIERSQ; encoded by the coding sequence ATGTTTAATTATGTCGATTTATTTATTGCATTTCTCATTGCATTCAGTGCAGCTTTATTGTGTACATACCCAGTAAAGAAGTTCGCTATTAAAATCGGTGCGATGGATAAACCAAATAGCCGTAAAATACATATCCATGAAACGCCCAGGCTAGGTGGATTGGCGATTTTTATTGGTGCTCTATTAGGGACGCTTTATTTACAGCCATATCACCAGCACTTACCTGAAATTTTAATTGGATCCATTATCATTCTGATTACTGGTGCGCTGGATGATCGATTCACAATCAAGCCGATTTTAAAATTGTCGGGGCAATTGGCTGCAGCTTTCCTTTTGGTGTCTTCAGGGCTGATCATCGAACGAATTACCATCCCGATATTTGGTGTTATCGATCTCGGAATATTAAGTGTGCCGATCACAATCCTATGGGTTATTGGTATTGCAAATGCGATTAATCTGATTGATGGATTGGACGGTTTGGCGACAGGTGTTACAACAATTGCAATGACAAGTATATTTGTTATGGCACTAATTGATACACAAATTATTGTTGCATTTTTAAGTATTGCATTAATAGGAGCAAACTTAGGCTTTTTATATCATAATTTTTATCCAGCCAAAATTTATATGGGGGATACCGGGTCAAATTTCCTCGGGTATATGATTGCGGTTCTGTCGATGCTAGGGTTGTTTAAAAATGTTACTTTTTTCAGTTTCATTATTCCTGTTATTATCCTGGCAGTACCAATATTTGATACATTAGTAGCAATTGTCCGACGTGCTTATAACAAAGAGAGTATTATGGCTGCGGATAACAAGCACCTCCATTACCAGCTTATTCAAGCTGGTTACAGTCACCGAAAGGCAGTTATTATTATTTACATTTTCAGTGCCTTATTTGGGGTAATGGGAATTTTATTTTCCAATGCAAGTCCAACCCTGTCGTTGCTCATAACGCTCGTCGTTATCATACTGCTTTATATTTTTGCTGAGCTCGCAGGAATTGTTATGGGTGGGAAACGCCCGATTGTTAGTTTCTTAAGGAAAATATTACGGAAAATAGAACGTTCACAGTAA